The following DNA comes from cyanobiont of Ornithocercus magnificus.
CGGGTCCTATCTGGATTGTCTTCTAGATATCGGAGCCTGGAAGCTGAGTTCAAGCTTTAACTATAAGACTTTAGTGTCTGCTTACAGCTACAGACCAGTTAAAAGCACTACAAACTCATCTAATTTCTCTTATGTGCATCCCCAAACATAGATTATGCTAGCGCTGTAGCCTTTCTAGGCTGATAGTATAAGATTAACTAGATTTTGCCCTAGAAACCTAGGGCATAGGCTATTTATAAAAGAGTGATAAGTGTTGGCTTTGAGCACATAGATAATCAGGGTAAGTTTCCCTAATTAACACTTCTCCAAATCAGGAGAGGCTTTGTTACAAAGAACTACAGTAGTGCTCTAAACAAAGGCAGCGATTATGAGGGCTAAGGCTACTGCTCACAGTGTTGCAAAATCCTGCATATGGAGAGCAGTCTTCTCTCAAACACACAGTCGGTCCAACTCCTCCCAAAATTGAGGATACGATATTGCTGCTACACCATGCTGGCGCAAGTGTGATGTTCCACTTGCCATCAAAGCTGCAACTGCTAGACTCATAGCAACACGGTGGTCAGCTTCGCTGTCAAGATCAGTTCCCAGCAGATCGCGACCACCCCTGATTGTAATTCCATCTTCATGTTCGTCGATGTCAGCTCCCATGAGTCGGAGCTGGCGAACCATTACCGCTATTCTATCACTCTCTTTGACGCGCAATTCAGCTGCACCGCGTATTTGGCTTGTGCCTTCACAGAAACAAGCAGCTACTGCCAAGATCGGGATTTCATCGATCAAGCTAGGTATGCTCTCTCCTCCTATAAAAAATGGTTTTAAATTACTTGATTGTACCTGTAAGTCTCCTACTGGCTCACCAACTATATCACGCCGGTTGATCACTTTCAGCTTTGCTGACATCTGCTCAAGAACGTTAAGAATACCAGTACGTGTTGGATTGAGACCAACATTTTCTATCACGAGATCGGAGCCTGGCACGAGAATACCAGCTATTAGCCAAAATGCTGCGGAGCTAATATCACCTGGAACTACTATGGTTTGTCCCCGCAATATTGCTCCAGGATGCACATGGATATGGCATCCCATTTCACCATCTATATCAAGGTCAGCGCCGAAGGCTCGTAGCATTCGCTCGCTATGGTCGCGCGACCTGGCTGGCTCAATTACAGTAGTATCTCCATTGGCAGTGAGTGCTGCCAGCAACAAAGCTGACTTAACCTGGGCACTTGCTACTGGTGTGAAAATCACAGCACCATGTAGCTGTTGTCCTGCTACTGCAATTGGAGCAAACTTCCCACCTGCTCGCCCAGTAATACATCCACCCATTATACCAAGTGGCTGGCTGACTCGCTGCATTGGCCGCCGCTGCAGTGAGGCATCACCACTGAGAACAAAATGATGCCCTTGCTGACCAGCAAGTAAGCCCAGCATAAGGCGCATTGTTGTGCCAGAGTTACCGCAATCGAGAACTACATCTGGTTCTTTTAAGCCACTAAGGCCAACCCCCTGCACAGTAACTGGATGGTCATTTTCGTCTAGCGGACTGATTACAGCTCCTAGAGAACGTAAACATTCTGAGGTGCTAGCTGGGTCTTCTGCTCGCAACAGGCCATGAATAGTGGTTTGTCCCTCAGATATTGCCCCAAATATGAGCGCGCGGTGCGAAATCGACTTGTCTCCTGGAACACGAACTCGTCCTCTTAAAGAGCCGCTGGTAGTAAGACTGCGGAGGGATCGGACTGCAGTACCAGAGAAGTTCAAGATCCAAATCGCATACTCTGCAATTCTATTGCTACTAACGGACGGTTAATAATATTACCTAGGGTACAAGCGTCAAGTGTTATAATAGAGAGAACAAAGCTATTCTAAAGATGAGCAGTTTTTTACAGCTGCGTTTGCCTGACTTGACGCCTTGGAAGATTTATGTACATTACCTTTTCTTCATGATGTGTTGACAAGCTCCAGTTTACCCGGGAACTAAAAGTTGTGGTCTTACATAGGGGCTATATAAGCTTAGTGCAAAGCATTATTAACCTGTGAGGCTATACACTCTTGTTATTCATCACTGACTATAGTCGAACCAGATTAAACAAAGCCTCACTAGTAAGCAGGAGTAGGTTACGGGTTGTTGCATAGCTCAATATAGTTATCCTGTCGCGCAGTTAAAGAATTGTATTGCCTGCTAGCAAGGCTATATGCGCGACACTCACCTATAACAAATGTACTTGGGTCCTAACAATTTTGTCTCTACACTGCTAGAAATTATGCCGAGTCATCCTAAATATGCCTAATCTTCTCTACCCCGTAGCATTTTTCAGCAGCCTAATACTGCATATTTTCCCTGCCAGTACATTAGCATCAGAGGTGCGGGTTTATTCAGGGCGTCATTATAATACCGACCGTGCTGTTTATAAGCAATTTTCCGAGCAGACTGGCATTCGCGTTCGCTTGATGGAGACCAGCGGTATCTCTTTGATTGAGCGCATCAAACGCGAGGGAGCCAATACAAAAGCAGATGTCATCATCCTTGTCGATGCTGCAAGAATCAATAATGCAGCTAATGCTGGTCTGTTTCAACCCATCGCTTCTAGCCGTCTTGATCGTGATGTCCCAGCGCGTTATCGTGACCCAGGCCGCCAATGGTATGGTCTTACGCGCCGGGTGCGAGTTATCATAGCTAATCCGGGGGTCGTTAACCTGTCGAGGATAAAGTCCTACAGTGACCTATCTGATCTATCTCTCAAAGATAAACTCTGCCTGCGCAACCGCAAAAACGTCTATAACCAGTCACTTGTCGCTGATCAACTGGTATTACGTGGTGAAGCAGCTACCAAGACATGGCTTAAAGGAATGACATCGAATGTTTCCCAGACTTACTTTCCGGGCGATGTTGCTCTAGTCCGCGCAGTTGCTCAGGGGAAATGTGGTGTCAGTATTGTTAACCACTATTATGTTGCTCGAATGCGGGCTGGTGTTTCTGGTCAGCGCGATCAGATGCTGGCTGATAAGGTGCGCGTGATTACCCCAAGCCCAGCCCATGTTAACATCAGTGCGGCAGCTATCTCAAAGTATGCTCAAAATAGGTCCGGAGCGATAAAACTTATTGAATTTCTTGCTTCCCTTCGTGGCAGTTCCAGCATGGCTAATCCTACTTATGAATACCCGCTGAAAGGATTTGGTCAATCACCACAACTCAAGAATTTAGGTACTTTCACTCCAGGTAGCGTCACTATCTCTCAGCTTGGTAGTAATAACGCAAAAGCAGTTGAACTTATGACCCGGGCAGGCTGGAAATAGCTTAAGTACTTTACTCAACCTTGCTTATCTTCTTATGTATTAGATGCTCTAATACATAGCCAAATAAGGATGGGTCTGGCTCATGAGTATCGAGGTCGCCGAGACCTAACTCCTGCCAGCGAGCATCAATCCTCTTTTCCAATTCTTGGGGGCGTCTTAGTGGTTCTCCCCACTCATGGTTGCGTTCAGGACCAATCTTTGTAGTAGCATCAATTGCTAGTCTTCCCCCTAAACCTAGCTGCTCACTAGCAAAGTCCAGGCTATCAAATGGGGTATTTTCCAGCACAAATAGGTCCCGTTGAGGGTCTACCTGGGCAGCAATTGCCCAAATTACCTGCCGTGGGTCGCGTACACTGATATGTTGGTCAACGACAACTACAAATTTAGTATATGTAAACTGTGGTAGGGCACTCCAAAAAGCCATGGCAGCTCGCTTAGCTTGGCCTGGGTATGATTTATCAATAGCGATCACTGCTAACTTATAGCTTAGTGCCTCCATTGGCAGGAAAAAGTCTGTGATTTCAGGAATCTGTTTACGGAGAATTGGCGT
Coding sequences within:
- a CDS encoding 3-phosphoshikimate 1-carboxyvinyltransferase; translated protein: MNFSGTAVRSLRSLTTSGSLRGRVRVPGDKSISHRALIFGAISEGQTTIHGLLRAEDPASTSECLRSLGAVISPLDENDHPVTVQGVGLSGLKEPDVVLDCGNSGTTMRLMLGLLAGQQGHHFVLSGDASLQRRPMQRVSQPLGIMGGCITGRAGGKFAPIAVAGQQLHGAVIFTPVASAQVKSALLLAALTANGDTTVIEPARSRDHSERMLRAFGADLDIDGEMGCHIHVHPGAILRGQTIVVPGDISSAAFWLIAGILVPGSDLVIENVGLNPTRTGILNVLEQMSAKLKVINRRDIVGEPVGDLQVQSSNLKPFFIGGESIPSLIDEIPILAVAACFCEGTSQIRGAAELRVKESDRIAVMVRQLRLMGADIDEHEDGITIRGGRDLLGTDLDSEADHRVAMSLAVAALMASGTSHLRQHGVAAISYPQFWEELDRLCV
- a CDS encoding iron ABC transporter substrate-binding protein; its protein translation is MPNLLYPVAFFSSLILHIFPASTLASEVRVYSGRHYNTDRAVYKQFSEQTGIRVRLMETSGISLIERIKREGANTKADVIILVDAARINNAANAGLFQPIASSRLDRDVPARYRDPGRQWYGLTRRVRVIIANPGVVNLSRIKSYSDLSDLSLKDKLCLRNRKNVYNQSLVADQLVLRGEAATKTWLKGMTSNVSQTYFPGDVALVRAVAQGKCGVSIVNHYYVARMRAGVSGQRDQMLADKVRVITPSPAHVNISAAAISKYAQNRSGAIKLIEFLASLRGSSSMANPTYEYPLKGFGQSPQLKNLGTFTPGSVTISQLGSNNAKAVELMTRAGWK